Within the Phaseolus vulgaris cultivar G19833 chromosome 9, P. vulgaris v2.0, whole genome shotgun sequence genome, the region AAATGCTTTGAGAAGCATTGATTGCATTTATGTTATTGTTGTATATATAATTCAGATTGTATGAAGATGTGTTTGTGCAACAATGAAATTTCAGTGTCTTATAGCGTTTTCTGCCTTGGCTATCACCTCCATTAATCCCGTGAGTGTATTCTGCATTCAAACGCAGAATGAGAAACAGCTATTTATAGTGATGTGTATTGAGTGTTATACCTGTAAGAGATAGATTCTGCTGCTCCAACAATTAGAATCGTCCTTTCCGCTTGTGGAGGGTGACACTTGGACTACTTAGTATTATGTTAGTTTTTTCATACTAATCTTATGGAGATGTTCTATTGTAGAGAATCTCTATACCTCTTCTTTGCCAATGGACGGTAAGGTATAATATATAGGATTTGTGACTGCAAATGTTTTGAGGGGGAAGAGTGATGCTGGTGATGTCGGTGGAATATTTTGCAGGGATTGTAAATTCAGGGGATGCCCTTTATCAAACATTATCCCTTTATTTATATGAAGGGTGGAGTTGCCCAAAAAGCACCATCTTTATTACCGTATCCTTACCTTTTGCTACAATACCATTTTTGAAGTTTTTCTTTAATACCTTTCACTAGCTTCGACAAAAGATATATGATAGAACTTTGGTTTTGTTGAAGCATTTATGGAATTTCCTTTGCATAATTCATGACGATTATGCATCTGTTTCTTTGCCTGTATGAACAGTGAAAGGGTTGGCTTGATGCTTCGGCTGTTCTAGAAAAAACGCTTTCTGGTGAGTCCCACTTATTTTTCTCTCatgatttagaaattaaaagcaccgaaaattatgatttttaataaattctaaCCAAGTCTTAGGAAGAGTAGCATTCCTCATTATGAAAATACCAATCTTGATGTTCCTTTTTCTTCCGCCCCGCCTTTCATCTACGGCCCAGTGAAGTTTCTATAGGAGACAAACCTGTTTGGAATATGGGCAAGGACATCATGCTTTTGAATCTTTAATATGGATTAGTCCTTGCAGTAGTGTGAACCTTCCTTTTGCAAAGGGGTAATGACCTTGAACGAATAAGTTGTCAAGTAAACTAACTAAACTgactagaagaagaaaaagaagaagattttgtttttaatttaaccAAAAGGGATCTATCTAGTTGCAGATTGCATGAAATTTTAGTAATAAGTTAAATTATTTGTCCTTTAGTTTCATTGAATTTTCAAATCGGCTTTTTTGGTATGTCAATTTTTGATAAGATTTTTCTATACAGTCAATTATAGCAATGACAAAACCTATATGAAAACATCTATGTGAGTGCTTGAAGGGATTTATTTGGTATTGTGACCTTAGAGGCTTTTTTTCCAGCTTAGATGGTTTATGagcaaatttattaaaataggtttttttaacctaaaTTCGCTGTTAAGTTTTGTATAACTAAGTTCCCATTTAATAAACATGTTAGAAACTTGATTAAATTGTTCTTCCAAAAGTAATAGTTAGTAAAATCTACCATGGTAAATTTCAGTTCTTGGAGGAGTCATGCAGAAAAATTTAGCAAGGTAGGGACCAATTGGAAAAGTAACCTTTTAAATATTTGCTTTTGGTAAGTTTCAGTTCTTGGAGGAGTCGTGCAGAACCGCCGAGTAAGGAAGGGCCAGTCCTTCATTGAGAATAAAATTAAGACATATTTACTCCATCTTCATTATTTGGAAGGCATGTTTGATCGAgtgatttattgttttaaacaTGGTTGGAGTGTCTATTGGTTGGCTCCAGTATTCTGGGACTTGGTTCCAGAAGTTCTTCAAGAAATCAAGTGATCATTCTGTTGGTTGCAATCAATTGGTTTATGTGGAATTGTTGTGTATGCTCTTGTTTTGGTGTGTTCCCTCTTGGAGTATCACTGATTGGAGCTGGCCAACTTGAATTCAATTTTGTTGTTGCTGCTTTCAATTGATCTTCAGCAGTGTAGAAGAAAGCAACAGTGCATTCAGTGTTTACCTGGTTTGATGGGGGCAACGACATATGCCTTCTAGAAGTTTCGGGCTTatttctaaataatttattgCGTGCAGGTCATCAGGCTTACTTACTGCCTGCTTCTAGATTGCTTTTAATCTTATTTGAAGATAGCTAGCATCATGGGAGGGGTGGCAGTATTGCACTCTGAGTCTCTGCAGCTTGACTGCAAGGACACGAAGCATGTGACTGAGAAAGATGTGTGTAATCATCTACCATCAAATGAAGAGCACATACTTGGAGAAGAATCAAGTCAAAAGATCAATAATTTGCGTGAGAGAGGAGATATGGAATATGGGTAAAGTCTATGTTCCTACACTATTTCTATTTACGTTTTTGCATTcccttttcttttgtaaaagacATTGGTTTCTCCTGCAGATGTCAACATTACCGGAGAAGATGCCGTATTAGGGCCCCCTGTTGCAATGAGATTTTTAATTGCCGCCATTGTCACAATGAGGCAAAAGTGAGTTAATTTCCCATTCTAGTATTTCGCTATAGTTGTTTTTACTCAAATACTTTATCTACCCTTGTTGTCTTTTTTACACAAATGATAAGGTTCCATCTTATTTCAAAATTAGGAAACTCtcctttttttgtcttttttttcgTGTAATTGAGGCAATATGCATTGAACCACACGAATGTGtgatttcaatttttcttgccCCTTCATTTTGGGGTCATTTTGTGGCCCTGCCTACAAGTAGAGATTGTGTAAACTGGAACAGCAAATGACAGTAAATTCGACctactgtttttttttctctctcttgagGTTTTAATGTGTGATCCTTTCTCATAAACTATGTGTAAGTGCAAGATAACTTACAACTGAGAATAGAAGGGAAAGGTGTCATTATGTATAACCTTTATGTTTGGCATTCCTTTTAATTTTTGGTGCTTTGTTATCTTGTTATTTTCTAGAATAATATCAACATTGATCAGAAGCACAGACACGATGTTCCCCGCCATCAAGTTAAACAGGTatccttatttattttaacataacTTATTTGGATATCTGCCATTCTGTGCTCCATATCCTTTTGTCATTTCATGTTGAAGCAGTGCTAATTAGTAACACGATAAATGCAGGTTATATGTTCACTTTGTGGGACCGAACAAGAGGTGAGTTTAGATTTTCTTGCTATCTTTCAGTGTAATCTTCCACAATGGTATATTAATAATGGTAATGCAAGATTTACCAATTAATTGGGCgattaaataagtttttgtcGAATAATAGAGGAGCGATGACCTATGAATTTGATtacatttctaaaataattttatcaatgTACCAAATTTACCTTCACTGttaatgaattttaatttttttctcattatcTATTAAATAGAACACACATATTCcttcataatatttaatagggACAAACCAAGGTATTAATAAGATGTGTATAGCATATTACTTTATGAAATATCTTTTAGATGGTTTGGGCAAAGTGTAAACAGTTACTAGTTTTGTTACAATCTTCTAGATATGACCGGGCAATGTGCCCCTTAAAGTTGAAACTACTGAATATTCATACATTGTTTTTCAAACCCTCCTTAAGATCActatgaatattaattttgcATCATTAAGAATATGCTATGAAAGTAGTTTTCTCTTGTGTCAATATATGTTGCTTCCAGGTTCAGCAAAACTGTATTAACTGTGGTGTTTGTATGGGCAAGTACTTCTGTGGGACGTGTAAGCTCTTTGATGATGATGTGAGCGCTTAATCCAggaacttttttattttattttattttatttttgtattgtgTTTTGTGTCTTTATATCTATTTATTCTATCTGTGGGATAGCCAGATTCTATTCTCTTTACTGAGGTAAGTGGTTTGGTGATGGATTTTAACTGATTATATGAACTGTTAACTATCCAGATTTCCATTATGTTGCATGTTTAGTAATGCTGACTGTCTTTTCACATATTTGTTAGATAGAATTTGTTACATTATTAAACTGTCTTGATTATTTTATCTGCTGCAGGTATCTAAGAAGCAATATCATTGCAGTGGCTGTGGAATTTGCAGGTATGAACCCCTGATATGTTACCAGTATTTTTGAGAGAAAAGTATGAACtagaattaaaattagttatttcACACGTTATGCATATAAGCTAATTTGTCTATAAACTATAATTTATGAagaaatttattatttcttctAGAAGTGTTTATGAGAATCAAGTTAAATTATCTGAAATATTGAACCCTCCAGCTGTATTACTCAGGGTTAAACCTGCATCTTGTGCCTGTTCTTTACATATAGATTGACTCATCAATGTACTTTGCAAACTGTTAGATTGACTTTATTTAGTATCAAGATTCAGACTGATTGAGTGGGATATGTTTTGATACAGAACCGGAGGATGTGAAAATGTCTTCCACTGCTTCAAATGTGGTAAGTGTATGTTTGTATCCCATGTTGTTTTAATAAACACTAAATGTCAACACAATGGTGTCAAAATGATTTACATACTGGTCATGCTTTCATGATTTCTTTGCACAGGTTGTTGCTACTCAACTCAGATGAAAAACAGTCACCCTTGTGTGGAAGGAGCAATGCATCACGATTGCCCCATTTGTTTCGAGGTAACATTTTACAAATCTCTTATTTCAGCACCTCCGAGACTATTCCCAATTTGTTGAGTTTCTGAAATTGACAAAGTGCAACAAATTTGGTGATTACAGTACTTGTTTGAATCTGTGAATGATGTCCTTGTTTTGCCTTGCGGACATACAATACATAAGAGCTGCCTGAATGAAATGGGGGAACATTTCCAGTGAGTATCACAGCTCGTCTCCTCTCTTGTTCCACATCTATCTGCTTGAAATGAGCTGATTTTGTATTTGATTCTGCATCAGGTATGCATGCCCTCTCTGCTCCAAGTCAGTTTGTGACATGTCAATGATTTGGGAGAAGTTTGACTTGCAGATTGCTGCTACACCAATGCCTGAAGCATATCGAAACAAAATGGTAAGTAGTATCTCtatctttatttttgttttcgtGTGATGGTGTTGTATGCTGTAATAAGATCCTCATATTAATAAACTATGCAACAATGTTGTATAATGAATCAATAGTTAACTTTTAGAAATTTGTTCTGAATTAAACACTATAGAAAAGTTACCTGACCTTCTGATTTGTGAAGAACTAAAGGTGATATTCCCTCAACAGATTTGGATTCTTTGTAATGATTGCACTAAAACTTCTCACGTCCAGTTCCATCTTGTTGCTCAAAAGTGCTTGAACTGCAAATCCTACAACACACGACAGATAAGAGGCTGAGGAAATGCCTTACATGTGGGAGTTTTTATTTCAACTACAGGCAGACCAAAACACATGCAAGAAAAATACTGTTTATCATGTGGGTCACCAGTTATGATGTTGGGGGCAAACTAGTTAAGGTTTCTTCACTATGTAACGTTTGTTTGGGATAATCTGAACTTTCAAATTTGCTGttactttatatatatgtttCTACGGTCGAAATCTTAATTATCTCAACAGTTGAGCTATAGTCAATTTTATATTAGAACATCTATGGAAGTAATTTATTTGAGttgtttaatatattaaaaaatgtgatTTGTGTTCCTTGTGTTTGTATTTTaatgaaagaaaattttaaggaattatttagatttaattagggaacataataaaattattattattattagaatttTGGACaacatattgttttttatttgtaagGAGCAGTTACctgtaaaagtatttttttttttaaataacttcaaATGTCACAAGAATGTTTTAACAACTTCAAGCAACAATTGTTAATCCCacttttttttcaagaaaatgaTGACATGGATAGTAAAAACTACATACAGAAAACAATGAGATAAGTTGGGAAGTGTTCCAAATTATGAGAATGAGAAATAGGGAGAAGCATGTTAATGTTTAAATTCTTTGTTAAGTGTTTTTCAGTTAAAGAAGTGTTATTTTCTCTTATTCATCCATTCTTAAgccattaaaaaaatactacatTATTTCTTATGGGGTGTATATTCTAGTATGAAATTTCATGGTTCTGAAAACAAGTTTGTATTTTCTCCTAATTTagtaagataataataataatctttttCAGGTTATTGGGGACCAATTTAATAAAGATTTCAATGCATATTcttctaattttatatttatacaaTCTTGATTCTTATGTTTCTAATAGAGTGATTATAGTTCCTGAATTTTATCACATGGAAATTGAGTGCCTCTATCATCCTCACATCTAATAATAGTAATTAAGTTTATTTATATGAATCCTTATACtcaatttatttatatcaatATCCTCACATCTTACATGATTTTTCACACATGATTGAAATAGCTTCAAAGAGAAATTCAGTAGAGTGATTGCAGAAATGGTAATTGTcttcataatataaaataataataacataaaacaAGTTAAGTAAAGCATACTAGTTTTATTTATCTAATTGGAATTAAACATTATTTGATTCTAACTACACTGACTTGGTAGATATCCAACCACTTTGAAGAAGAAGTTTAGAAATTCACAGAGAATAAGATCTCAATTGCTAAAGTTAGAAGGAGGGTTGATCAAACTCTTAGTCTAGTGAGAATAAATTTGATAAACTATAGTACAAGATTGGGTGTTGGTTCATTAAATTCTAGTGGctaatgagaaaaagaaacctAGTTTTCTAGATTTTTACCTTTTCACCCTCTTATTTTTCTCATGTATTTTCTTTAAATactcattttgttttttctcaTTTATAACTTCTCCAAAAACTCCATTATTGTGTTGTTTTTCATAGGGTTATGTTAGCTCTTGCTCAACAGAAAATTTATTAGGTTGTGAAAAAGatggtaattaaaaaaaaattatagataatTATAATTAGAATGTTTTTTCATAGGTATTATGCTAGCTCTTTTTCAACAGGAAAATTTATTAGGTTGTGAAAAATGTGgtaattctaaaaaaattttgTAGATaactataattaaaataaaaaaatataattattcatttatgttttgtttggatttgaAGATAGATTTGAAGAAGTGAATTTGAGGTGAAAGTGAGTAAAAAGTGAGGTTGTTTAGATTATGGGAAAAATATAAGAAGATAAAGTTTATGAAAGTTAGTGAATGATGtgattgataaaatattatttttagacaaataaaagtgtaaatttacaaatgtatccttataattaaaataaaatatgattaaatttttttaaacatatatatttacaaacttttttacatatatattttgtgcaaataaaattcttaaattattaaaacaatttaataaatacaaattaaaattatttaatatgagtatttaaataaaatataaaataaataaaattcttaaagtatttaaaatcttatataaatataaatttaaaatttaaattattcattattaatatttaaataaaatataaaataaataaagaatgcaTAGTATGGTTGGAAgaaaaaattttaaacttttcagAAGGACAAAAATGTAATAGCATTTGGTCTATGGATTTTTTCTACAATCTCTTCAAAGGCACAAggaaagtttttttattttctttgctcAACTTCTCTCTCTATACCTCTCCAATCTGAAAATATAAACACACACATTCTTTGCTTTTCTATATGCATGAATAGTGTTCATGCAAAAACAAACAGAGACTTAGGGTtatggtgtgtttggattgatgAGAGAATGTGTGGAAATTTGAAGAAGTGGACGTGAGAgtaaagtgtgaagaaagtgggAATATTTGGATTGGAATAtattagagtggatgtgtgaggaaagtttatggaAGTTTGtaagtgatgtgatggttgtgagaatttttttttttaaatgtgtaaaatgttactttacaaatttacccgtacctattaaaaaaaatattaaaatgagttacttttgtttaaaaataaacaactttcacatttaaaagttttaaaattataattttaaaaaatatgtattctacaaatttaaaaattttaaaaatataattttaaaaaaatatgtattcaacaaattaaatataaacagGACTTCAcgtaatttcttaaaatattaaacatatattataatattcaaaaataaatcagatattatataaaaaaaatattttttaatataaaaaataaaaaattctacaacaaaaaatataacgtaattgataaaaaaaatcataaaaaattataattaaacaaactataactcataaacataataattatacataaaaatatattaataataaaaataaaaacaaattaaatagaaatataaatagaaattaagtaatttcttaaaatattaaacatatattataaaattagaaaataaatataaataaaaaatactattttttaatattaaaaaatcttgcagtaatggaaaataaaaaaaatactataacaGTAGAATAAATAAGGTAAATTCGAAAATAATACATGCTGGTGGTTTTTCctccacatctcttcattttgaggggagaaaatatttaatattcacatatatatatttctcattCTTTTTTCACAAAATCCTATATTCAAATACTTGATATCCATTCCCTTCTTTACCTGTGAACAATAAATCCACAGAAAGAGACATACTCTTGAATTATGTGGTAAATCAATGATATGGGTGAAGGATGAATTGTGAAGTTGTTATGTAAATTATACAAGTATCATAATCTTTATTTAGAAGGCCATTAATGGATTATTCTTATATTCACGAATTAAAGATTAGTGAAGAATCTATGTTTCTTATAACTGAGAGTTTGATCAAGTTCATAAATATCTTACTAACTTTGAACGAAAACAATCAAGACAATGtcactttttttattgtttattgttaAATAGAACTATTTATGTGTGGaatatagttaaatattttcattcattattctgtcattattatatatttagaagTAATATATCTTTATAGTATATTTTCTTATCTAGTTGTAACAGGAATGAGTCTCCCTTACCACCCTTaagtatatataagaaaaagaggGCATTGTGGACTTTTAACACCCTTATAGAAATGGGTGTAGAAAGCATGGGGTGACAGGAAGTAGAAGCATGGGCTTAAACTATACCTTAAGTTCTCTTAGGAAATGGGTTCAGATCTCCAACAATCTCTTCTTCGATTTAGTTTCAAATCTCTCTGATAACCCTTGCTTCAGACCTTGAAGCTAACATCATAGTATAGCTTCTTTCTTCTTAAAATTTTACATATCAAAACAAATTCAAAGTAAGAATTTATTGCTCTTGTTTGTATGACAAAACTCAAACACAACTTcgtaaacatttttaatatcgTTTTTGGGATCATAATTGAAGTTTTATTTCCCTAAAGATTCATATAAATGACTGAAATGAAACTTCCATTCTAATTAAAGTTCACCAACTACATATAAATGTTGTACTCCTTAATAggtcatttttttaatttctttctaaGGAGAAGAGTTTGATGTCAAGGCAGATTTCTCACTTCTCTTGTCCTGTTTTAAGACAAAAACATAGAAATTGCATTGTTTTTAGATAAGTGAAGTGTAATTTAGAACATGAGGAACCTCCACTTTTGACATTTGAGGATAATGAGAATATTGGAAGGAAATTACACATTACTTTCTCACAGTATAAGTAAAATGCATTTCTCAAAAGTTggcattttttttactaaaataggAGTCACATGAACCATCTGAATGAAGCATATTCAAGGCCAAAAGGAACTTCAGCTTTCAGATTTTCAGTCCAAAAGCTCAGGAAAAGGCAAGATGTTGTGTAAACTTGGACAATAGCACATATCATAgaagttaaaaagaaaaaaaaactttttttggGTTGTATACATTGACTCAATAGAGAGATAATGCAAGAAAAATTCAAAAGGGTAAGCCAGAAAAATAGACCTCAACCCTTTAATTTTCTGCAGGCTATCAATGGTTTGATAACATATATCTCTATTTATATGGAAAACAAAACTAACTTATTGAGAGCCACAATTCACCAAAGACCATGACAAGGCTGAAACACCAATTCCAGCAAGACGCAATGATGTACAAAACGATCATCCATGGCTGCTAACAGATGCACATAAAACAGCTTCTTCTGAACAGATGATCAGGTGCGTGCACCATTGTCATGGACCAAATGGTGCATTTGGCAGATAATTCTTCTATGAAGCTGTGAGAATGTCTGCTTCAAAAAGTAGCTCGCCAAGTTTTGGCTTTTCAGAGTTTTCACAAGGAGGGTTGGTGTTGGATTTCTCTAGTTCCTCATCAATCATGATCTCCATTGCACGACAAGTTAAACTGCAAAATGCCTTTTCACCCCTGCAACATATAAAATCATGCCAACCTTAGAACCAAATTCAATATCCGCATAACACACACTGATAGCATGTTCAAAAGTTATAACTATTAGCTTCTTAAAATTAGATGTAAAAAATGACAAATGAGATGTAGAACCGAACATGCTATGAGTCACAATAGAAGAGATGTTGCAATGCCAAGGACTAACTCACCCATAAATATAAATGTCCTTCCCCTCTTCTAGTTTCTTGTTGCAATGGTGGCAGAAACTCAAGAAATCGCTTGAGGGATATGGGTTTGGACTCCC harbors:
- the LOC137820596 gene encoding probable E3 ubiquitin-protein ligase RZFP34 isoform X1, translating into MGGVAVLHSESLQLDCKDTKHVTEKDVCNHLPSNEEHILGEESSQKINNLRERGDMEYGCQHYRRRCRIRAPCCNEIFNCRHCHNEAKNNINIDQKHRHDVPRHQVKQVICSLCGTEQEVQQNCINCGVCMGKYFCGTCKLFDDDVSKKQYHCSGCGICRTGGCENVFHCFKCGCCYSTQMKNSHPCVEGAMHHDCPICFEYLFESVNDVLVLPCGHTIHKSCLNEMGEHFQYACPLCSKSVCDMSMIWEKFDLQIAATPMPEAYRNKMIWILCNDCTKTSHVQFHLVAQKCLNCKSYNTRQIRG
- the LOC137820596 gene encoding probable E3 ubiquitin-protein ligase RZFP34 isoform X2 translates to MGGVAVLHSESLQLDCKDTKHVTEKDVCNHLPSNEEHILGEESSQKINNLRERGDMEYGCQHYRRRCRIRAPCCNEIFNCRHCHNEAKNNINIDQKHRHDVPRHQVKQVICSLCGTEQEVSKKQYHCSGCGICRTGGCENVFHCFKCGCCYSTQMKNSHPCVEGAMHHDCPICFEYLFESVNDVLVLPCGHTIHKSCLNEMGEHFQYACPLCSKSVCDMSMIWEKFDLQIAATPMPEAYRNKMIWILCNDCTKTSHVQFHLVAQKCLNCKSYNTRQIRG